The nucleotide window TCTGGACGCGGGCGGCTACTTCGACGCCCCGCCGCTGGATCTGGGCAACAACATCCGCCGCGACATCATCTTCGCCCTGGACGCCATGGGCATCCAGGTGGAGTACTCCCACCACGAGGTGGCCCCGTCCCAGCACGAGATCGACCTGCGCTACCAGGAAGGCATGAAGATGGCCGACACGGCCATGACCTACCGGGTGGTGGTCAAGGAGACCGCCCGCAAGCACGGCTGCTACGGCACCTTCATGCCCAAGCCCATCTTCGGCGAGAACGGCTCCGGCATGCACGTGCACCAGTCCCTGTTCAAGAACGGCCGCAACGTGTTCTACGACGCCGGCGACGAATACCACCTGTCCGCCGAGGGCAAGTCCTACATCGCGGGCATCCTCAAGCACGCGCCCGAGTTCGTGGCCGTGACCAACCAGTGGGTCAACTCCTACAAGCGTCTCGTGCCCGGTTACGAGGCCCCGGTCTACATCGCCTGGGCCCGGCGCAACCGTTCGGCCCTGGTCCGCGTGCCCATGTACAAGCCCGGCAAGGAGAACGCCACCCGCATGGAACTGCGCTGCCCGGACCCGGCGGCCAACCCCTACCTCTGCTTCGCGGTCCAGCTGGCCGCAGGCCTCAGGGGCATGGAGGAGAACTACGTCCTGGCCGACCCGGTCGAAGAGGACATCTTCTCCATGAACGACCGCCAGCTCAGGCGCAACAAGATCAAGGCCCTGCCCGGCTCCCTGTACGAGGCCGCCATATCCCTGCAGAAATCCAGGTTCATGAGGGATGTACTCGGCGAACACCTGCACACCGCCCTGGTGGAGAACAAGCTCGCCGAATGGGACGAGTACCGCACCCAGGTCACCGAATACGAACTGGACAAGTACCTGCCGATTCTGTAGGCGGCTTACGGGAACAGGCTTTACGGCCCGATCCGGCTCTCTGCCGGATCGGGTTTTTTTGTCTCCGGCCTTGCCTTTTTTCCGACCTCAAGAGGCCTGATTCGGGGGGATGCCCGTCCCCCTGTCAAGCGCTAATTTTATCCTATAGCCTGTTTTCACTATACATTCATTCGCAAAACCCGGTTTCGGCGAAAACCCGGGGTAGACTCCTCCCAAACAAACCAAAGGAGGTTTTTTGTTATGGGAGGATCCGCATCGTTGATTTCAACCGTGTTTTCGACCGTCATGGGCATGTCCCGGGAAAAGGACGGCTCCGGCAGTCTTGAAAAGGAGCGCGCCGCCCGCGAGGCGGAGCAGGAGCAACAGGAGGCCGAGGACCGCAAGCGCGACCGCGCCAAGATCACCGAGGCCCGCGAACTGGAGGAGAAACGCAAGCGCAGCTCGCTGCTCGCCCAGGGCGCGGCATCGCTGGTCGAGGAACCGGAAGTGGCCGCCGCCAAGCTCAAGAACAAGCTGGGAGAGTAGCATGGAACATCAGGAACTTGCCAAATCCCTGCTCACCCGGTTCAAGGGGCTTGAGGAGGCCCGGCAGCCCTGGGTGCCTGCCTGGCAGGAGCTGACCGAGTACATGCTGCCGAGAAAAAACAGCTTCGCCTCGACGTCCGGCACGATCTCCTTCCGGGGCCGTGCCAGTGATTCGCGCATCTTCGACTCCACGCCCCTGCACGCCCTGGAGCTGCTGGCTTCGTCGCTGGGCGGCCTGCTGACCAACCCGGCCATGCCGTGGTTCGACGTGGCCGTGAAGGACCGCGCCCTGGCCGACTCGGCCGAGGTTCGCGGTTTCCTGCAGGACGCCCGGCAGCGCATGGTGGCGGTCTTCAACGCCGAGGACACCGGGTTTCAGACCCATGTTCACGAGCTGTACCTCGACATCGTCCTGCTCGGAACGGCGGTCATGTACGTGGAGTCCGACGTTTCCACCATGGTCAGGTTCTCCACCCGGCCCCTGGGCGAGGTGTATGTTGCCGAATCCGCACGCGGCCATGTGGACACCGTGTACCGCAAGTACGAGGTGTCGGCCCGCCAGGCGGTCCAGGAGTGGGGCGCGGGCTGCTCCGAGGAGACGCTCCGCAAGGCCGAGGACAAGCCCGAGGACAAGGTCGAGATCCTGCACGCGGTGTTCCCGCGCACGGATCGCGACCCGAGCGGCTTCGGGGTGGCCAACTTCCCCTACGCCAGCGTGTACCTTGAGGTGAAGGCGGACCGCATCGTCGAGGAGTCCGGGTATCTCGAGATGCCGTACATGGTGCCGCGCTGGGCCAAGGCGGCGGGCGAGATATACGGGCGCGGCCCGGGGCAGACGGCCCTGTCCGACACCCGCGTGCTCAACGCCATGGCCCGGACCGCGCTCATGGCCGCCGAGAAGATGGCCGACCCGCCGCTCATGGTGCCGGACGACGGCTTCCTT belongs to Pseudodesulfovibrio portus and includes:
- a CDS encoding portal protein, yielding MEHQELAKSLLTRFKGLEEARQPWVPAWQELTEYMLPRKNSFASTSGTISFRGRASDSRIFDSTPLHALELLASSLGGLLTNPAMPWFDVAVKDRALADSAEVRGFLQDARQRMVAVFNAEDTGFQTHVHELYLDIVLLGTAVMYVESDVSTMVRFSTRPLGEVYVAESARGHVDTVYRKYEVSARQAVQEWGAGCSEETLRKAEDKPEDKVEILHAVFPRTDRDPSGFGVANFPYASVYLEVKADRIVEESGYLEMPYMVPRWAKAAGEIYGRGPGQTALSDTRVLNAMARTALMAAEKMADPPLMVPDDGFLGPVRSGPGGLSYFRAGSSDRIQALPVNVDLHATEEMMNQRRESIRRIFMGDQLTAEGPAVTATEAVIRQAEKMRVLGPVLGRLQTEFLSPLIKRVFRIMLRSGALPAFPEGLTPDDLEVRYTSPVARAQKQYEAQGLAQVMEYLSPLVGSGDAFGIMDNFDTDRVARHVAELFNTPSDYLKPEDAVASAREGKQQAASAAQTASTVANAAAIAKTLSEAYTDRPNVLTDIWGMLAGGQVESREAALGQPEPGQEASHA
- a CDS encoding glutamine synthetase family protein; amino-acid sequence: MSIPVFNCKNADDVMKAVKDYDISFIQYWFVDILGTLKSFQITPNELEASFEEGMGFDGSSILGFCRIDESDMVAMPDPTTFQVCSWRPSERPVARMFCDVVNPDGTPFEADSRYVLKKVMGQAAEKGYTFYVGPELEFFLFADDQDTEILDAGGYFDAPPLDLGNNIRRDIIFALDAMGIQVEYSHHEVAPSQHEIDLRYQEGMKMADTAMTYRVVVKETARKHGCYGTFMPKPIFGENGSGMHVHQSLFKNGRNVFYDAGDEYHLSAEGKSYIAGILKHAPEFVAVTNQWVNSYKRLVPGYEAPVYIAWARRNRSALVRVPMYKPGKENATRMELRCPDPAANPYLCFAVQLAAGLRGMEENYVLADPVEEDIFSMNDRQLRRNKIKALPGSLYEAAISLQKSRFMRDVLGEHLHTALVENKLAEWDEYRTQVTEYELDKYLPIL